Part of the Xiphophorus couchianus chromosome 2, X_couchianus-1.0, whole genome shotgun sequence genome, aaagaaactggaaaaacaaaaaagaactcACCACACACAATGATAGTGGGAGTCAAGGAGACATTCTCCATCCGTACTTCTTCAGCTAGGCATGTGTCCTCCACACAGAAGAACATTGCTTCTTCATTTTCATTGAAGTAGCAGAGAAGTAGGAGCATCAGCTCTTTAACATCTTCAGAGTAACCGTCCAGTTCTCCCCTTAACATCTTCAACTTTGTCTGAGCCtggaaaaaccttttgtttttgttcacacaAACAGTGTTCATGTAGTTCAGCAGTCTTTTTCCCTTCATATCCATGTTCCTCATGAAGGTTTCCTTCAATCCAAGTCCAGTAAGTTCCTTGTAGTGTACAGCCATCCCAgtatcatgaaataaaacaggcCAGGCTTCCAAGACATCTTGAATGCTTTTCCCCTGGTTAATATCTTTGCGCTGTGAGTAGAAAGTTGTCCTCAGTAATTGTTTCATCTCCTCAGGATTGGCCTCCTTCTGCAGAGAGATCATCTTGAGCTTGTCCTTCTTCTGTTGCTGACTTTCAGCAGTTTCTCCAAGAGGAAGGAATTTTACATTCCAGTTGATACACCCATAGGTGTCCTGAATTGCAGCTCTCTGTTCCTGAGGAATTTCATCTGTGTCAGAGTTTTCAGAGCAGCGCTTTTGCTTTCTTATTTTAGGCATTGTAGATCGCTTCACGTTGTCAATTCGATATTGAAGTTGTTTGACGAGTGAATGATAGCCAGGGCCAATGACATCTCCATCGATAACGTCTTGTAGAGATTTTGGATATTTTGCCACCATCTTCTTTGCAACCTCTGTAGAACTCCTTTTACCCAAGTAAGaacttttttgcatcatttcagACACCACAATCCTGACCATCTCCTTCCTCATTTTTGGACTTGGTCGTTTACCTCTCTCTAATGCCTGCATCAGTTCTTCTGAGAACTTTTCCCATGGTATCTCAAAGGTGTCCACCCAGTCTGCTGCAGATGTCTGGTTGCTGCTGGAGGAGTTTGATGACACACTTAGCAGGGACTGCAAAGACTGCTGTGATGGAGGAGTATCTGGTGATGCATTACTTGAGGACCTGCTGGTTTCAGGGGTCCGgccttcaaaaacacaaaaaaacaaataagttatCAGAACTGAATATGAATATCAGTGTTTAATGgttgatttttgcttttctacAATTTTACTTACATCTGAATTTCCAAGCAGCAAGTGCCTTTCTGGCTTGAATTGGTCTTAATGCTGACAGCAAGTCTTCCTCAACAATGAACTGGAAGTCATCATACGTTTCTACTCCAATTGACTGTAAAGTCTCCTCGAGAATGTCTTTTGAAGCCTCTGCAAGATCGGGCAACACTTCACTGATAGCGCTGCGTAAAAATGTTTGCTCAGCCATTTCTggaataaaatcagacaaagtaatggtaaaaaaaacaagatcacCGTAATATAACATGTATTCAACTATGTACAAATTAAAGAGACTCATACTTAGTGTCAAACAAAATATCGTGCCTGATTCACACTTTTTAGTCATGTACATCCTTAAATTTTTAGTCAAACTTCTCtccctgttttttctttattatttttgttcacatcAACATATCTGTTTTAAGTGGACTTTCCATCATGgtatataaagacatttttattttgaaaacacacTGTGTTTCAGAGGAACAACTTGTTGTCCATTTACCTGATAAGAGGTCAAAGGGTAAAAGTCAACCAAGTCATTTATGTTAAAGCTCTCAGAAGGCCCATCGTTTTCTGACAGACTAACGATCTTATTTGTAGTTTCCTTGTACAAAACATCAATGTTatccacagaaaaatctctATGTTTACGGGACATATGAGCTGTGAATGATGATTTGACGCTGAAAACCTTTTTGCAGGCTTTTACTGGACATGCTACAGGCCGCCCCTCCATTATATGCTCCTTTAAATGAGCAACGACTTCTTTCACAGTTTGGCTTCGGTGCCCACACAATGAAATGGTGCATTTCAATTTAGCAACAATGGCTTTGGCTGATTCGGGTTGTGAAGCCACGTTGTGAACTCggtaaaaatgagttttaaacgCTGCATATGTACAAAATGTCCGCTTACATTCTGTGCCGAGGCATTTGAATACACAACTGGGCTCGTTTCTGTGCAC contains:
- the LOC114136931 gene encoding uncharacterized protein LOC114136931 translates to MAEQTFLRSAISEVLPDLAEASKDILEETLQSIGVETYDDFQFIVEEDLLSALRPIQARKALAAWKFRCRTPETSRSSSNASPDTPPSQQSLQSLLSVSSNSSSSNQTSAADWVDTFEIPWEKFSEELMQALERGKRPSPKMRKEMVRIVVSEMMQKSSYLGKRSSTEVAKKMVAKYPKSLQDVIDGDVIGPGYHSLVKQLQYRIDNVKRSTMPKIRKQKRCSENSDTDEIPQEQRAAIQDTYGCINWNVKFLPLGETAESQQQKKDKLKMISLQKEANPEEMKQLLRTTFYSQRKDINQGKSIQDVLEAWPVLFHDTGMAVHYKELTGLGLKETFMRNMDMKGKRLLNYMNTVCVNKNKRFFQAQTKLKMLRGELDGYSEDVKELMLLLLCYFNENEEAMFFCVEDTCLAEEVRMENVSLTPTIIVCGQSCFHAKRFMLSVDQQIGNNNISCFISALCMMFGSYYCFNIHYPSGLASTLEFLQRCFFSINPDKGSKVEETRKPRLRVNPRVLTLIQELSDHEWRDV